From the genome of Marixanthomonas ophiurae, one region includes:
- a CDS encoding alkene reductase yields the protein MSKQALLQPYTMGDLQLPNRVIMAPMTRSRANNPEKKPTKDKHVIYYQQRASAGLIISEGSQVSEKAVGYIHTPGIHTEAQVKGWKEVTKAVHEADGRIFIQLWHVGRISHPDFHDGDLPHAPSALNPEAQSFTPNGFKDTVTPKEMTTEDIQQTIQDFANAAKNAMEAGFDGVEIHSSNGYLFHQFFNGTSNKRTDEYGGSIENRARFLFDVLDAMKKVMPENRIGLRMNPSLHGIFGMTMDEETLPTFDYMINKLNDYNLAYLHLSEPFNNVSDVPFAETEIAKRYRPIYNGTLMINTNFDQEKGNAILERGDADLVAYGKPYVSNPDLVERFEKNIPLSDWDKDTFYTQDKEGYIDYEAKAREESLTSS from the coding sequence ATGAGTAAACAAGCATTATTACAGCCCTACACGATGGGCGACTTACAATTACCCAACCGAGTAATCATGGCACCGATGACGAGAAGTCGTGCTAACAATCCAGAAAAAAAACCGACAAAAGACAAGCATGTAATCTATTATCAACAGCGTGCTTCAGCGGGATTGATTATTTCTGAAGGATCACAAGTTTCAGAAAAAGCCGTGGGTTACATACACACGCCGGGTATCCATACCGAAGCACAAGTGAAAGGATGGAAAGAAGTGACAAAAGCTGTACACGAAGCGGACGGACGTATTTTTATTCAGCTCTGGCACGTAGGGCGGATTTCACACCCCGATTTTCACGATGGCGATTTACCACACGCGCCTTCGGCACTGAATCCAGAAGCACAATCGTTTACACCCAATGGTTTTAAAGACACGGTTACGCCTAAAGAAATGACCACCGAAGACATACAGCAAACCATTCAGGATTTTGCCAATGCTGCTAAGAATGCTATGGAAGCCGGTTTTGATGGAGTTGAAATCCATAGTAGTAACGGTTATTTATTTCATCAATTTTTTAATGGCACTTCCAACAAACGAACCGATGAGTACGGTGGCAGTATTGAAAACCGCGCTCGCTTTTTGTTTGACGTGCTTGATGCGATGAAAAAAGTAATGCCAGAAAACAGAATTGGCTTACGGATGAATCCTTCATTACACGGAATCTTTGGTATGACCATGGATGAAGAAACCCTGCCTACGTTTGACTATATGATCAATAAACTGAACGATTATAATTTGGCGTATTTACATCTAAGTGAACCTTTTAACAATGTAAGCGATGTGCCATTTGCAGAAACCGAAATTGCCAAACGGTATCGCCCAATTTACAATGGCACGTTAATGATTAACACCAATTTTGATCAAGAAAAAGGGAATGCAATATTGGAAAGAGGTGATGCCGATTTGGTTGCCTATGGAAAACCCTATGTGAGCAATCCCGATTTGGTAGAACGATTTGAAAAAAACATACCCCTTAGTGACTGGGATAAAGACACTTTTTACACACAAGACAAAGAAGGCTATATTGACTATGAAGCGAAAGCAAGAGAAGAAAGCCTTACTTCGTCATAA
- a CDS encoding NAD-dependent succinate-semialdehyde dehydrogenase, producing the protein MNEQLEGLKTINPATEEIIQRYPFMTDKQAEEAVQKCHNAFLDWKTKPVEERAKVIKAIGKSLQDHKEELTNLMTQEMGKLLKQSKQEVDLCSGICDYTAENGPKELADEDRELPNGGKGVVNYSPIGVIYGIQPWNFPAYQVIRYSIANLMAGNGVLLKHAESVTGCAKLLEKIYTDAGLPKDLFTVLLINHDQSDKIIENDKVRGVTLTGSPKAGKIIGEKAGAELKKTVLELGSNDAYLVLEDANIDKAVKHCVNGRVYNNGETCVAAKRFIVVDKVYEEFKEAFVKRMKGINHGDPMDENSKIGPMARKDLRDDLHEQVTESVKKGAEILCGGEVPEGKGYFYPATILGNVEPGQPAYDDELFGPVASLIHAKDAEDAMRIANDSRFGLGGGIFSEDSEKAFELAKKHFDTGMVFINSFGLAQPNMPFGGVKNSGYGREHGGFGLKEFVNVKAVMALS; encoded by the coding sequence ATGAATGAGCAATTAGAAGGATTAAAAACGATAAACCCCGCAACAGAAGAGATAATACAACGCTATCCGTTTATGACGGATAAACAAGCTGAAGAGGCCGTGCAAAAATGTCACAATGCTTTTTTAGACTGGAAAACCAAACCCGTTGAAGAACGCGCTAAAGTAATTAAAGCCATTGGTAAAAGTTTACAAGATCATAAAGAGGAGCTGACAAACTTGATGACGCAAGAAATGGGAAAACTATTGAAACAGAGCAAACAAGAAGTAGATTTATGTTCTGGCATTTGTGATTATACTGCTGAAAACGGTCCTAAGGAATTAGCTGATGAAGACCGAGAACTCCCCAATGGCGGAAAAGGCGTCGTTAATTACTCGCCTATTGGTGTAATATACGGAATACAGCCTTGGAACTTTCCAGCGTATCAAGTTATTCGGTATTCTATTGCCAACTTAATGGCAGGAAATGGCGTGTTACTGAAACATGCCGAAAGTGTAACTGGATGTGCTAAGCTATTAGAAAAAATCTATACTGATGCTGGACTGCCTAAAGACTTATTCACCGTTTTATTGATTAATCACGACCAGTCTGACAAAATCATTGAAAACGACAAAGTGCGAGGCGTTACCCTTACGGGGAGCCCTAAAGCTGGTAAAATTATTGGTGAAAAAGCAGGTGCTGAACTTAAGAAAACAGTATTGGAGTTAGGTAGTAACGATGCCTACCTTGTTTTAGAAGATGCCAATATAGACAAAGCCGTAAAACACTGTGTTAACGGACGTGTATACAACAATGGGGAAACCTGTGTAGCCGCCAAGCGCTTTATTGTAGTAGATAAAGTATATGAAGAATTTAAAGAAGCCTTTGTAAAACGCATGAAAGGTATAAACCACGGCGATCCTATGGATGAAAACTCTAAAATAGGTCCTATGGCACGTAAAGACTTACGGGACGATTTACACGAACAAGTTACGGAGAGTGTGAAAAAAGGAGCCGAAATATTGTGTGGTGGTGAAGTACCAGAAGGCAAAGGTTATTTTTATCCAGCAACCATTCTAGGAAATGTAGAACCTGGACAACCGGCTTATGATGATGAATTGTTTGGCCCCGTAGCCTCACTAATCCACGCCAAAGATGCAGAAGACGCGATGCGTATTGCTAACGACAGCCGTTTTGGATTGGGTGGTGGTATCTTTTCAGAAGATTCTGAAAAGGCTTTTGAACTTGCCAAGAAACATTTTGATACCGGTATGGTGTTTATCAACTCATTTGGATTAGCACAACCTAATATGCCTTTTGGAGGCGTTAAAAACTCTGGTTACGGACGTGAACACGGTGGTTTTGGATTAAAAGAGTTTGTAAATGTGAAGGCAGTGATGGCGTTGAGCTAA
- a CDS encoding GlcG/HbpS family heme-binding protein produces MNTVNLEQAEKMIAAAKAKAKEIDTKMNISVVDAGANPVAFVRMDGAWLGSADIALKKAKTARFFDMNSGEIGKLSQPGESLFNIEHSNGGLITFPGGIPVTNNDGTIIGAIGVSGSTVEDDHTVAKAGAEAL; encoded by the coding sequence ATGAATACAGTTAATTTAGAACAAGCAGAAAAAATGATAGCAGCGGCAAAGGCCAAAGCAAAAGAAATAGATACTAAAATGAACATTAGTGTGGTCGATGCAGGTGCCAATCCAGTGGCATTTGTCCGTATGGATGGCGCTTGGCTGGGAAGTGCGGATATCGCACTAAAAAAAGCCAAAACAGCCCGCTTTTTTGATATGAACAGTGGCGAAATTGGCAAGCTTTCACAACCGGGAGAGTCCCTTTTTAATATTGAACACTCTAACGGAGGACTAATTACTTTTCCTGGTGGAATACCTGTTACTAATAACGATGGAACCATTATCGGGGCCATTGGTGTGAGTGGTAGTACGGTTGAAGATGATCATACCGTAGCTAAAGCGGGTGCCGAAGCATTATAA
- a CDS encoding C45 family autoproteolytic acyltransferase/hydolase, with product MKKYTLLFVLLLSVSYSASSQIKETKEVKIPTVEFRQGIYYLELDGTTAYERGFQHGRALEFVIKKSLDNFENWITENTTINVPGEAISDFATGKGYMQSVKDQLPELFNEFQGIVDGAQVDFNKLFSYQSFDEFYSYLEAGNHFKTKEGNCTTTGVLGRENQANFLTHNNDLPSYHKGAVTVLKVKYPNTDLVILQQTFAGQIGQNGVNNYGVAVGINTIIDLPVSNNGIPVSFNVRKILESKNITESLEYLKKVDFGTSMNYLIADRETAIAVETWEDTIQVIDNKEQQYIAHTNHTLQKNAPVIYQIDEAVNDSSFGYTYARLNLANKILEANANTIDYEGLRKLKSTPPILNSNTIMGTIISIPKKGFPILWTTPGSPNLFGHVKFTFDEK from the coding sequence ATGAAAAAATATACGTTACTATTTGTTCTTTTACTAAGTGTTAGCTATTCGGCATCATCACAAATAAAGGAAACAAAGGAGGTAAAAATACCTACTGTCGAGTTCAGACAAGGGATATACTATTTAGAATTGGATGGTACTACTGCATACGAAAGAGGCTTTCAGCATGGAAGAGCTCTAGAGTTTGTCATCAAAAAATCTCTGGATAATTTTGAAAACTGGATAACGGAAAATACAACGATAAATGTTCCCGGTGAAGCCATTTCCGATTTTGCGACTGGTAAAGGATATATGCAATCTGTCAAAGACCAATTACCTGAATTGTTTAATGAGTTTCAAGGAATTGTTGATGGAGCTCAAGTTGATTTTAACAAGCTTTTTTCTTATCAAAGTTTTGATGAGTTCTATTCTTATTTAGAAGCTGGCAATCATTTTAAGACAAAAGAAGGAAATTGCACCACAACAGGTGTTTTAGGCAGAGAAAACCAAGCAAATTTCCTTACACACAATAATGATCTTCCTAGTTATCATAAAGGTGCAGTAACTGTCTTAAAAGTTAAGTACCCAAACACAGATTTAGTCATCCTCCAACAAACATTTGCTGGTCAGATTGGTCAAAATGGAGTTAACAACTATGGGGTTGCGGTAGGAATTAATACAATAATTGATCTACCTGTATCTAATAACGGAATTCCTGTTTCATTTAATGTACGAAAAATACTGGAGTCAAAGAACATTACCGAATCCCTTGAATATCTCAAAAAGGTAGATTTTGGAACCTCAATGAATTACTTAATTGCTGATAGGGAAACTGCAATTGCAGTAGAAACTTGGGAAGATACTATTCAAGTTATTGACAATAAAGAACAGCAATATATAGCGCATACCAATCATACCCTTCAAAAAAACGCTCCTGTTATTTACCAGATAGATGAAGCTGTAAACGATAGTAGCTTTGGCTATACTTATGCAAGGTTAAATCTAGCTAATAAAATTTTAGAAGCTAATGCTAACACAATAGATTATGAAGGGTTGAGGAAATTAAAATCAACTCCGCCTATACTTAATAGCAACACCATTATGGGTACCATTATAAGTATTCCGAAAAAGGGATTTCCTATTTTATGGACTACTCCAGGTTCGCCCAATTTGTTTGGCCATGTGAAGTTTACATTTGATGAAAAATAA